A window of Macrotis lagotis isolate mMagLag1 chromosome 1, bilby.v1.9.chrom.fasta, whole genome shotgun sequence genomic DNA:
aaaaattcatttattttaaaaatccttttaaaattttgagttacgGTTGCTCCCCATCAAATGAAAAGACAATCAATGTGatttcaattatacatgtgaaatcatataaaacatatttccatattagaaaaatttaaaaaataagaaagcaaaaaagaagctGAGAAAATAATGCTTCAGTTTGTAGTCAAAATTCATCAGTACTTTCTTGTGGAAgatgatagcatttttttatcatgagtcctttcgAATTGTCTGTGATCATAGtattgatcatcatataatgatgatcagttgatcatcattatagCATTATTGCTATTGTACACAATGATCTCCCAGCTCTTtatacttcacttttttttttaaagtttttgcaaggcaaatggggttaagtgtcttgcccaaagctacacagctaggtaattattaagtgtctgagactggatttgaactcaggtactcctgactccagttctgttgctgtatccactacgccacctagctgccccatatacttcactttgcatagttctttttaaaaaaaattatttattttcttttttctttttttttgaaaaataaacaaatccttTTATTCATGAAGGATATGAGAATAAATTGAAAGGCAAGATGGTTGACACTGTGGGTTTAGTCTCACTTCTCCAGCAAGTCTGAGGCCCAAAGGGAGGGTCAGTGGCCTTGCCCTCAGCTGGAAGGCAGGGATGCGGGTGGAACAATGGCATCACTGGGACAGGAGAAGGCATATCAGGTGATATGGAGTAGTTAAGATACTAAGAGAGGTGTCAAGAAGCGAGGCCCTCAAGAACACGATGGTGTTTGGACCCCAGTCCCCCTGACCTCAGGAGTGAGTTCCCTGGGGAAATCTCGGAAAGCTAGGCTAGGGGCTGGAGCACTGTTTTGTTCAAGGACAGTATTTGTAGAaaactgcccccccccaagtGTCTGCCCAAAGATGAtggtggtggggtggggaggacaattctttttctagaaacaaacatttaattaaacagCCAAACCAATAAAAGGCTTATAATGCAGCCAAACAACAAGGCACTATAGGCAGGACCAGGAGAAACTAACTGGGCCACGGAGGTGCTCTTCCCTGGACCTCTAGCAAACAAAAACAGGAAGATATCCCTGCGCCCCCTGCCCCATTCATCCCAGAAGACAGGCTAGAAAACAAGGGTGAGAGGCAGAGAAGGTCAAAATGGGGGGCGGGGAGGATTCAGCCTCCTCCACCCAGGGCCCAGAAGCGGCCCTCAGTACTGGAGACGGAAGGGGTTGTCGTTATCGGCCTGCATGAAATAGTAAAAGAAGGCCAGAAATAGGGCAAACCCAATGAAGAGAAGGAACTGGATCCAAAGGGGCACCATTCTGTCATTCTTTCTGAGATGAGCCCTAGCGCTTTGCTCTGGTCTAATGGCCTGGTGGGCTGCCACCTCGGGAGGGAGGGAATGCCAACTGAAACTTGAGGTGGTCAAGGGAACTGAGGTAGAAgcggaaaaagaagaagaaacagctGGGCTGGAAGAGAAGACCAAGTCAGGGTTTGATTCGGGGATGGCTCCATAGCGAGAAAGACTTAGGTAGGTCTTGTCGTCCCGGTGGAAGTAGGCCTGGTGGCTGGCCATGTTCTCCTCCTGCTCTGAGGAGTAGAGGATATTCTCTCCTACCCAGGGGCGCCGGCAGTGGGTGGATGTCCTGGCACTGTCACTGCTGTAGCTTGTCCTGGTTAGGGGCTCCTGGAAGCCGGTCCTGGCCGTGGCTGCCAGCACGGGGGTAGTATCGGCATCCCCATACATACTGGTGGTTGAATAACTCTCTTTGTCGGAATTGTCGTAGTCGCCGTCTTCCAGGTCGTCCTCGTTCTCCTTTTCTGTTTGAGCTTCACCTTCGACGGCTTCTGTATACTGGTAAGCAGAGCTGCCAGGCCCGGGGCTCAGCTTGGTTCTCAGGCTTTCATATTCGTAGAGTTTCTTCTCATAGAGTTTGCGGGTCGTACCCACGACGGGCCCGTGGGGGATGTTGTAGAGTCTGAGCATCCTGATCAGTTCCTGGTCGGAGAGGCGGCGGTAGCCCTCCATGGGGGGCTTGGGGGAGACCACAGCCTGGGACACGAAGGGAGGCCGGAGgcggggcgggggtggggggcttGGCCGCCGGGGTCCGGGCCCACCTCCGCGAGGGCACCTCAGCCCGCGAGCCCCAAGGGCGGCGCAGCGGGAAGgctatttattttcacattactgaAATAGTcttgctgtaaaagtaaacataattcccccccccccacaaagatagagaaactgcaagaaaaataaagtgagaggaaaaaaaaagtgtatctaAATCTGTGTtcgagaagttgcttcaatattttttccccaaagttattgctaaatgtatttccctgcatttcccctccatcctattcctccccacccctatttattctattctccctctctgTCCTTTCACTTGAACTCTCCTCAAAAGAGTGTTATATCTTTCTCCCattattttccctctctcttctatcacctatataCCCCCACCACTCTTCCTGTCtcatttctcccatcccttttctctcctttttcctctatggtaagatagatttttataccctttagtgcgtgtatgttatttcctctctgagccacttctgatgaaaatgaaggctcactcattccttcaCCTCTCCCCTTCTACtttattgcaaaagctttttcttgcctctttttccatgaaatatcttagcctattcttcctctcttttccatttctcccagtacattcctttctcatccattaacttcatctttttttttgcaaggtaatggggtttaagtgactcgcccaaagtcacactgccaagtaattattaaatatccgaggctagatttaaactcagttcctcctgggCTGGTGTTCTAactactttgccatctagctgccctgtcattaactccatctttataatatattataccttcatattcagctccctcccatgccttgtctatatatgctccttccaactgctctaataaatgagaagcttcatatgagttatcaatatcatcccATGTAGGAgtacaagcaattcaacatcattaaatccctcctaattttcctttccatccaccctctctataacCTTagccctgtacttgaagatcaaattttctgttcagccttggtcatttcaacaggaacacttTAAAGTCTActatttctttgaatgtccatcttttctcctgaaagaaaatgtttggttttctgggtagttgattcagtgattgtaatccaagctcctttgccttcctgaatatatTTTAAGTCTTACAAACCCTAAATTTAGATGCTGCTAATCCTGTGtaatccattattattattattattattattattattattattattattattagtagtagtagtagtagtagtagtagtagtagtagtagtagtagtagtattttaggtttttgtaaggcagtggggttaattggcttgcccaagctaggtcattattaagtgcctgaggctggatttgaattcaggttctcctgactccagggcctatgctctatccagtgcaccacctagctgccactccactgcaccacctagctgccccaattttgtgtaatcctgaatgtagctccacaatatctgaattgtttcttt
This region includes:
- the LOC141520693 gene encoding emerin-like, producing the protein MEGYRRLSDQELIRMLRLYNIPHGPVVGTTRKLYEKKLYEYESLRTKLSPGPGSSAYQYTEAVEGEAQTEKENEDDLEDGDYDNSDKESYSTTSMYGDADTTPVLAATARTGFQEPLTRTSYSSDSARTSTHCRRPWVGENILYSSEQEENMASHQAYFHRDDKTYLSLSRYGAIPESNPDLVFSSSPAVSSSFSASTSVPLTTSSFSWHSLPPEVAAHQAIRPEQSARAHLRKNDRMVPLWIQFLLFIGFALFLAFFYYFMQADNDNPFRLQY